ttattcaagCCATTCTTTAATATATTGGCATTTGATAGGTGTAATGGAACCTTCGTCATGACATTGTCTTTTGACCtgaaaaacaagaaatattgtttaaatattattgatgacttaataatttagatatttattaaaaaatctaattgagGTCAGTACAAACCGAAAAGAAAAGACATGTAATCTGTCCTTGCAAAAATTaggtttttaaaacattttatggtttccaattattaataaatttttcatacattttaaattattaatataataatttggatcTATATTAGTCTTTTTctcaattcaaaaataaattcaatgtttaataaaaaattgttaaaaatgtataaagaagATACtgtattgtattattgtatGGATATCCATGCTTTTAGATTAATGTCTTGGTTTATTTCTTATAGCTTATAACCATAAAAGCctaattattatctatttaattgattttatttttttaataatttgattaataaacatgatatatcaGATCTTACTGGACATAGGCCACAAGGAGTTCTAATTAATCCAGGTGAATTTAGTAAAGGCTGAAttgctttatataaattacttccATCTCCTGCAAGTGTCCGTTCAACCTTACCATCATAAactaatgtatttaaaatcatttccATGTTAGTTATAGATAATTTCACCtgcaaaaatatcgattttttaaaataacaagttttaaataatacaaaagaagttttaatataaaaaaaatttactttgcttaTTCCTAAATCCGAAATAAATTTCCACACTTCCTTAGAAGAAGCAAATGTCATATTTCTTGCAGCAATAGGTCCAGCATTACAGTTTTTCACCCTTTCCTTTTTTTGCTCCAAAAATCGATAACATTGCTGATTTAGCACATCGACAAATTCTGTTTCAAAATCTTGGTCTTGATACCAAGCACCGCCTGTTACAGACTCGTCTGGTTCCAAGTTATATAGcatatatacttttttcttaCTCGCTGCTACAGGTTTAACaactttaataaactttttagtttctaaactttttaaaatcttttgcaATTGAGTGTGCATCAAATTAGATTTAAATCTTATATCCCGAGTCCATATTCCCTTATTTCCTGCTTCTTCAATAATTCTATATACTATTTTCTCTTCATTATCAGCACATTTAGCAAGTTTTGTTGGATCTTTTAAGCGATAAAACAATAAACCTGCTTGTTTAAAAAGGTCAAAGTATCCTTGAGATAATAGCTTGTTTATTATTTGAGCCCGTTGAACTGGTTGTAAATCAGGTATCTCAATAGCTAAATCTTTGTCTGAAATACCTTTAGGCCTCCCTCGTGCAAGAGTAATTATTCTGTAAGAAAGAAGATGTGTACAGACCCCGCAAATATTAAcagttatataattgttataacttTTCACTCAACACTTAAGggtgttataattgttatgtaaCATCATTATTACCAATTATTTTGTTAAGTgggaaattacaattaacagtTATATAACGTAGTTAATTTGCTAGGAGAGGAATTTAGGAAGAAACGAAGTTACTGTTATCTTTTGGTAACCGTTACTAAAAGTCTTTTTCATTTCATTAAGTCTTATAacttataaacatattaaagtaaatactAAATGAGGTAATATGCATTAGCATTATATTAGCTAGTCTAATATCTTATTGCCACAatccaaaattataaaaaaaacaaatgtatgGATATACATAATGCtgtttagtattatttttaatactaccatagtaacattttatttattacattttaataagtgGATATCACcgattaattaaaagtatacactattattaaagtatttgaTGAAAATGAAAAGACTTGCTTCTCATAACTATATTATGATTTTTgtgctttattttctttaatgtagattatataaagttaaacaatGTTAGCAAACTattgtttcatttttcattaaagtaCAATTTCACGAGTTCTTTAAACTGATTGAGCAATAAATATGATCACACAACTGGTCACAAAATTATTCAAGTCAGTGACtaaaattttgtagtttgaATAATGGTTATTGCTTCTTGTCTCATTTCAACTACTGCTAGACCAATTCTGTTGCAGGTCATCATGTAATTTTGTTGCTCAAACAGCCGGTTCAAATCATAAAATTGTACGTTAGGCAAAAAACAAGATTAGAGCACAAAAGTGCACTATCGTTAAAAGCATGTTCAAAATATGggtttacatttttttccatgtgcagaaataaaatgtaacagcttttaaaataaatctatattcgTACTTTTGCTCTATTGTTTCAGGCCCATCATGTTTCGTGGTAGTATTTGCGTTCTGTTCTTCCACAtccatcataaaaaaaataattaaaaatgattgcaCCGTATTCTACTGAAGATTATTTTGTcagttttcttaaataaaatttttagacgaTTTACATCAATTTACATGCAAGCGAGCAAGTATCGCTTGTGTTTTGAGTGCCGAGCATGGACTTAGgcacagtataagaaagaacagtaggtcGACTTCGTTATAAAGCACGGCGAAAGTTGCCTTCGCGCATGACCAAATTGCATAACCAGCAATATGGCGGTTAAGTTCTGATTGGACAATTCCAGCATATGGCGTCATTAACTCGACCACTGACGAGAgactataggcttgttttctattcctgcactagactacactggaacgtttctttttgctttcactaactttcaaatatatatctatttcattttaagtgcacactaattcagggaattcagggggtcaatcatgtaatttcatgtggaacttttcacgtttcacttttcattttttcatttttcactcatagagagttcacgtgaatcttttcacgcacagcgattatgtatggatAATGCGAGGAAGTTTaggttgcgttccgaaattcactttTAGAGGCTCGAATCTGTCATCGCAACTATCAAGcggtcgtgaaaaaggtttctccatgcttttatagtataacttttactgtaaaaatataattatataaaaaaagaaattgtaaaaaactatattcataaataaatagtaatatttcttagttatattgcataaacttattttacaaatataatatatattacatttatttttgatgatccatatattgtaacaactattttattatgtagtaatctaattctaaaaattacattgtaatttaatacaatgttttttaaaaataactttaatttagttttatatttatgcaaattttaaagtaaattaatttcattagtcattaaatttaactttgtttaattaaaaaatattgaataagggaaggttccgatagcgcacagtactattgcacacaagccactcacaaccactcatagcgcttgaacagaagaatatcactaggcaccagccgctgtgattggctgtgtgtaatagtactgtgcgctatcggaaccttcccacgtaaaaaagttcatatttccgctcatgaatGAGTTACatgtagagtcctatataaagagagaagcgacatcgaacccccaccacaaccttcagtatccaattgagtcctccaccgccattttgggaccgctctaacgtcatcaaacactattcgtatcattctgcaacagctgtgttcacaatatgactgctcgcttagccaatcaagtatcaatcagattaccaatcagagcttcggacatcaatgtcgcttctctctttatataggactctagttacATGATCCCGTGGAATCGTATAGAcgtgagctaaaaagttgcaacacattttcttcgatggtttttggaatgtaaacttgctcatcgatagGCGAACGGTTGGATCCAttggtaagaaccaatgacgttcgccgttcgatgtgAAACTTTTGGGAACTAGTTGTTGTAACCTAGAGACGAATTttgctctcgttttttttcaaatgtgaagtgtatgtggttcgctgttcgacataaaattttatattttatattttgtaagaataacaatttgtattgttattaaatcttgtacataaatgtttaattcagatttattttttatttaatccttttaaacgaaaaggaagaaatatttttttggaaactataatttattacgtttaatttattgatttattaatacatattttacatgactatataaattatagtgactattgggctcaaataatttttcaatagttctgtgtaatagttcgtcccaataatccgtgaaaaaactatgacgaataatccaatagttttattaatagctttactaatagtttacaatagtccatttccgtaagggtaTCGAATCCCGTCCTTTATCTTTAcctttgttaagaaaaatttctatattttcatcACTCTCACTTGAACTAGAACTTGTAAAAGCCGTATCAAGTATCATAGCATTATTtcgatttatatttacatattttattagaaaagaagaaaatataaatatttgttttaagaGGTGTTGATTTTTATAGGTTAAATAATGagggccactttcaccaacgccgattaacttaatcgctgattagtctatctgttctcagctctcgtcattgttgcgcgttcagaaacgcatcaaagaaaagtgtcgcaactatagtgaacacgactgtacacccaaggactttgattctgtccatggggaaattttctaaactgagaagtcactatctttctatatacttacagttcatgattaacgtaacgaccaataaccTCTAgtagtttcattaatcatgaactgcaagtatgtagaaagtgctgacttctcagtttggaaaatttccccatggacagaatcaaagtccttgggtgtacagtcgtgttcactatagttgcgacacttttctttgatgcgtttctgaacgcgcaacaatgacgagagctg
The window above is part of the Solenopsis invicta isolate M01_SB chromosome 8, UNIL_Sinv_3.0, whole genome shotgun sequence genome. Proteins encoded here:
- the LOC105198373 gene encoding DNA-directed RNA polymerase III subunit RPC6, producing MMDVEEQNANTTTKHDGPETIEQKIITLARGRPKGISDKDLAIEIPDLQPVQRAQIINKLLSQGYFDLFKQAGLLFYRLKDPTKLAKCADNEEKIVYRIIEEAGNKGIWTRDIRFKSNLMHTQLQKILKSLETKKFIKVVKPVAASKKKVYMLYNLEPDESVTGGAWYQDQDFETEFVDVLNQQCYRFLEQKKERVKNCNAGPIAARNMTFASSKEVWKFISDLGISKVKLSITNMEMILNTLVYDGKVERTLAGDGSNLYKAIQPLLNSPGLIRTPCGLCPVKRQCHDEGSITPIKCQYIKEWLE